One genomic region from Rosa rugosa chromosome 1, drRosRugo1.1, whole genome shotgun sequence encodes:
- the LOC133716983 gene encoding protein CHAPERONE-LIKE PROTEIN OF POR1, chloroplastic, translating into MSSVAGLTGSPSRCCFQVSVGSSASRCRRVSNLPRAEKSVLLRAERSYWAGVTQRLNARKTHVIKCSMDASFGDMSNEPTAIFPRINVRDPYKRLGISREASEEEIQGARNFLIRQYAGHKPSEDAIESAYDKIIMQQFYARKNPNIDFKKKFRAVSQSRVVQAVRSRFRTPATQFIIKTSIAFIVLGALTFLFPTEEGPTLQVAISLLATIYFIHERLQSKWRAFLYSAGAFVFSWLVGTFLMVAVIPPIPFIKGLRSFEVITSLITYVLLWVASTYLK; encoded by the exons ATGAGTTCTGTAGCTGGGCTCACTGGTAGTCCATCCAGATGCTGCTTTCAAGTATCTGTGGGAAGTTCCGCTTCTCGGTGCAGGAGAGTTTCCAACCTCCCTCGTGCAGAGAAGAGTGTGCTGCTTCGTGCCGAAAG AAGTTATTGGGCTGGCGTTACACAAAGATTGAATGCAAGGAAAACTCATGTGATCAAGTGTTCCATGGATGCTTCCTTTGGTGATATGTCAAATGAACCAACTG CTATCTTTCCTAGGATTAATGTGAGGGACCCATACAAACGGCTTGGGATAAGCAGGGAGgcttctgaagaagaaattcAAGGTGCAAGGAACTTCCTTATCCGACAGTATGCTGGTCACAAACCAAGTGAAGATGCAATTGAATCAGCATATGACAAAATAATCATGCAGCAGTTTTATGCTAGGAAGAACCCAAATATCGACTTTAAGAAAAAGTTTAGGGCAGTCAGTCAGTCCCGTGTAGTGCAGGCTGTGAGAAGTAGGTTCCGCACTCCAGCCACACAGTTCATTATAAAAACTTCCATTGCATTTATAGTGCTGGGAGCCCTCACTTTTCTGTTCCCAACCGAAGAAGGTCCAACCCTTCAAGTAGCCATTTCTTTGTTGGCCACCATATATTTCATACATGAAAGACTACAGAGCAAATGGCGAGCTTTTCTCTACAG TGCTGGAGCATTTGTTTTCTCATGGCTGGTGGGAACTTTCTTGATGGTGGCTGTGATTCCACCCATACCTTTCATTAAAGGACTAAGGAGTTTTGAGGTGATAACTTCACTCATAACTTATGTTCTACTCTGGGTCGCGTCTACTTATCTGAAGTAG
- the LOC133716973 gene encoding PHAF1 protein At3g51130 — MMQRPRRRCEGTAMGAIVLDLRPGFGIGPFSLGMPICEAFAQIEQQPNIYDVVHVKYYDEEPLKLDIVISFPDHGFHLRFDPWSQRLRLVEIFDIKRLQMRYATSLIGGPSTLATFVAVYALFGPTFPGIYDQDRGVYNLFYPGLSFAFPIPSQYTDCVHDREAELPLEFPDGTTPVTCRVSIYDSSTDKKVGVGSLMDKASAPPLPIGSVYMEEVHVKLAEELHFTVGGQNIPFGASPQDVWTELGRPCGIHQKQVDQMVIHSGLDPRPRTTLCGDYFYNYFTRGLDILFDGQTHKVKKFVLHTNYPGHADFNSYIKCNFVIFASEFGGSFQEVNNCKHKITPSTKWEHVKEILGDCGRAAIQTQGSTSNPFGSTFVYGYQNIALEVMKNGYIATVTLFQS; from the exons ATGATGCAGAGACCCCGACGACGCTGCGAAGGCACCGCCATGGGCGCCATCGTCCTCGATCTTCGTCCCGGCTTCGGAATCGGACCTTTCTCTCTCG GAATGCCGATATGCGAAGCGTTTGCTCAGATAGAGCAGCAGCCTAACATCTATGATGTTGTTCATGTCAAGTATTATGATGAG GAGCCTCTTAAGTTGGACATTGTTATCAGCTTTCCTGATCATGGTTTCCATCTGCGATTTGATCCTTGGTCACAG AGACTCCGCCTTGTTGAAATATTTGACATAAAGAGGCTTCAGATGCGCTATGCCACGTCTTTGATTGG AGGGCCATCCACTCTGGCGACTTTCGTAGCTGTTTATGCCTTGTTTGGGCCAACATTTCCTGGAATTTATGATCAAGATAGAGGTGTCTACAATCTATTTTACCCA GGGCTTTCCTTTGCTTTTCCTATTCCTAGCCAGTATACAGATTGCGTTCATGATAGAGAAG CGGAACTACCTCTAGAGTTCCCGGATGGAACTACACCAGTTACTTGCCGCGTGTCCATATACGATAGTTCTACCGATAAAAAAGTTGGTGTCGGATCCTTGATGGATAAGGCTTCTGCTCCTCCATTACCTATTGGCAGTGTCTATATGGAAGAGGTGCATGTCAAG CTAGCGGAAGAACTACACTTCACTGTTGGGGGCCAGAATATTCCTTTTGGTGCATCACCTCAG GATGTTTGGACTGAATTGGGTCGTCCTTGTGGGATACATCAAAAGCAG GTAGACCAAATGGTCATTCATTCTGGCTTGGATCCTCGCCCACGGACAACATTGTGTGGTGATTACTTCTACAATTACTTTACCCGTGGTTTGGACATTTTATTTGATGGGCAG aCTCATAAAGTCAAGAAGTTTGTTCTGCATACAAATTATCCTGGTCATGCCGATTTCAATTCATATATAAAGTGCAACTTTGTCATATTTGCTTCTGAGT TTGGGGGTTCTTTTCAGGAGGTAAATAATTGCAAGCACAAGATTACCCCAAGTACAAAGTGGGAGCATGTAAAG GAAATTCTTGGGGACTGTGGTCGAGCTGCCATCCAGACACAAGGTTCTACAAGCAATCCGTTTGGATCTACTTTTGTATATGGTTATCAAAACATTGCACTTGAG GTGATGAAGAATGGTTACATTGCAACAGTGACTCTCTTTCAGTCATGA